One genomic window of Pigmentiphaga litoralis includes the following:
- the alr gene encoding alanine racemase: MTAGLSLDRPTITIDLAAIRHNWRAVASRYQGRHIGAVVKNDAYGLGAAHVVPLLSSLGCSDFWVDHFQAALDVRRIVPTGRVFVLNGLAGADAARCRTHDIVPVLVDERELQLASADARQHGPLKVAVHLDSGLTRVGLDAAAVSRLIARPDLLHGLDVMAWVTHLGRFADPDATENVEQRARFVTWTDRLPRAARSIATSSCVFADRGWHMDMARVGSALYGVDTTPSTPQGLMPAATLSAPVLRVATVPAGTEIGYAGSFRTPRACTVATLAIGYGDGLPFALANCGQVALAGGLAPVVGGVSMGLITVDVTALGEGRVQPGMHAVLFGADLRLEQVAATAGMAPNALLVACASQAHRRYVGRDASDAAGAVTGAGAVAVAMIGTDAVQRPIARADEVTVADTTADDDSDVDAGVIADADANAHPDADPRVRSAAGRHAQAMSKEAS, encoded by the coding sequence ATGACTGCTGGCTTATCTCTGGACCGCCCCACCATCACGATCGACCTGGCCGCCATCCGCCACAACTGGCGCGCGGTGGCCAGCCGCTACCAGGGCCGTCATATCGGCGCCGTCGTCAAGAACGACGCGTACGGACTGGGGGCCGCGCACGTCGTGCCACTGCTGTCTTCGCTGGGCTGCAGCGACTTCTGGGTCGATCACTTTCAGGCCGCCCTGGACGTCCGGCGCATCGTGCCCACCGGGCGCGTGTTCGTGCTCAATGGCCTGGCCGGTGCCGACGCCGCCCGTTGCCGCACCCACGACATCGTGCCGGTGCTGGTCGATGAACGCGAACTGCAACTGGCCAGTGCCGACGCACGCCAGCACGGCCCGCTCAAGGTCGCCGTCCATCTCGACAGCGGCCTGACCCGGGTCGGCCTGGATGCCGCGGCCGTCTCGCGGCTGATCGCGCGCCCTGACCTGCTGCACGGCCTGGACGTGATGGCCTGGGTGACTCACCTGGGCCGCTTCGCCGATCCGGACGCCACCGAAAACGTCGAACAGCGCGCGCGCTTCGTCACGTGGACCGACCGCCTGCCGCGCGCCGCGCGCAGCATCGCCACCTCTTCGTGCGTCTTTGCCGACCGCGGCTGGCACATGGACATGGCGCGCGTCGGCAGCGCGCTGTACGGCGTCGACACCACGCCATCCACCCCGCAAGGCCTGATGCCCGCGGCCACGCTGAGCGCGCCTGTGCTGCGGGTCGCGACCGTGCCCGCCGGCACGGAAATCGGCTACGCCGGCAGCTTCCGGACGCCCCGTGCCTGCACCGTGGCCACGCTGGCGATCGGCTACGGCGACGGCCTGCCCTTCGCGCTCGCCAACTGCGGACAAGTGGCGCTGGCCGGTGGACTGGCGCCGGTCGTTGGCGGCGTCAGCATGGGGTTGATCACCGTGGACGTGACGGCGCTGGGCGAAGGCCGGGTGCAACCCGGCATGCACGCCGTGCTGTTTGGCGCCGACCTGCGGCTGGAGCAGGTCGCGGCTACCGCGGGCATGGCGCCCAATGCGCTGCTGGTGGCATGCGCGTCGCAGGCGCATCGGCGATATGTGGGGCGAGATGCAAGTGACGCGGCGGGTGCGGTTACGGGTGCAGGGGCAGTTGCAGTGGCAATGATCGGCACTGATGCAGTCCAGCGTCCCATTGCACGCGCAGACGAGGTCACGGTCGCAGATACAACTGCAGATGACGATTCGGACGTCGACGCGGGCGTTATTGCCGATGCGGATGCGAATGCACATCCAGATGCCGATCCTCGCGTGCGCTCGGCCGCCGGGCGCCACGCGCAGGCGATGTCGAAGGAGGCGTCATGA
- a CDS encoding tRNA threonylcarbamoyladenosine dehydratase — protein sequence MTPEDTPALDRDRRFGGVARLHGDRALDTMARARVAVVGLGGVGSWAAEALARCGIGGLTLIDLDHVAESNINRQAHALESTLGMAKIDAMADRILAINPDCRLTKVDDFLTPDNAADLLGDPQAGPLTAILDCTDQAAAKVAMILFAKANNVPVVVCGGAGGKTNPLALRATDITETLNDALLAKVRNQLRRQHGFARAATPGGKPLKRIPKMHIRALWVNEPVRLPAAWVDAAVTAEPGSEGAEALQGLSCAGYGSIVTVTAAMGLAAAHEVLQLLFESPPPAG from the coding sequence ATGACCCCTGAAGACACTCCGGCGCTGGACCGCGACCGCCGTTTTGGCGGCGTCGCGCGCCTGCACGGCGACCGCGCCCTGGACACCATGGCCCGTGCACGCGTGGCCGTCGTCGGCCTGGGCGGCGTCGGGTCCTGGGCCGCCGAAGCGCTGGCACGGTGCGGCATTGGCGGGTTGACGCTGATCGACCTCGATCATGTGGCCGAGTCCAACATCAATCGGCAGGCCCACGCGCTGGAAAGCACGCTGGGCATGGCCAAGATCGACGCCATGGCGGACCGGATCCTGGCCATCAACCCGGATTGCCGGCTGACCAAGGTTGACGACTTCCTGACGCCCGACAATGCCGCCGACCTGCTGGGCGATCCGCAGGCAGGCCCCTTGACGGCCATCCTGGATTGCACCGACCAGGCGGCCGCCAAGGTCGCCATGATCCTGTTCGCCAAGGCCAACAACGTGCCAGTGGTCGTCTGTGGCGGCGCGGGTGGCAAGACCAATCCGCTGGCGCTCCGGGCGACCGACATCACCGAAACCCTGAACGACGCCCTGCTGGCCAAGGTGCGCAACCAATTGCGGCGGCAGCACGGTTTTGCGCGCGCGGCCACGCCCGGGGGCAAGCCGCTCAAGCGCATTCCCAAGATGCACATCCGCGCCCTGTGGGTGAACGAACCCGTGCGCCTGCCCGCCGCCTGGGTCGACGCAGCGGTTACCGCCGAACCGGGTTCCGAAGGCGCCGAGGCCTTGCAGGGCCTGTCTTGCGCGGGCTACGGGTCCATCGTGACCGTGACGGCGGCCATGGGACTGGCCGCCGCGCATGAAGTGCTGCAGCTGCTGTTCGAGAGCCCGCCGCCCGCCGGATAA
- a CDS encoding helix-turn-helix domain-containing protein: protein MAELRPPDTIPSNHFHTAAVGSGDDAFWAWRDAVSPLFDVALPSPDAVDTFAAEVRSYHPGPILFASVAASAQHFRRSPGTIARNGINHYLVQLYRQGGFHGDANGRSVAVGPGDVSVLDMALPLQTRAQTFENISLVIPRRMLAPLLASPDAVHGTVLRANSGAGALLRDHLTTLYTQAPDLRADEADALMQGTVALMGACIGPTADAREMAADDIRAATLVGIKGFIEGNLGAPSLNAERVCGRFGVSRPTLYRLFEPYGGFMRYIQERRLRRCFTELTSPHASGQRIADIAQRWGFGNEATFSRAFRRQFDVSPRELRHAAARSGGRPGHAPSHLGGASRWNTDSLIESWLMSLGDS, encoded by the coding sequence GTGGCAGAGCTGCGCCCTCCCGACACGATACCCAGCAACCATTTCCACACGGCCGCCGTGGGGTCGGGTGACGACGCCTTCTGGGCATGGCGGGATGCGGTGTCGCCCTTGTTCGACGTGGCCTTGCCGTCGCCCGACGCCGTCGACACGTTTGCGGCCGAAGTGCGTTCGTATCATCCGGGTCCGATCCTGTTCGCGTCGGTGGCGGCGTCGGCGCAGCACTTTCGCCGTTCGCCCGGCACCATCGCCCGCAACGGCATCAACCACTACCTGGTGCAGCTGTACCGGCAGGGCGGCTTCCACGGCGATGCCAACGGCCGCAGCGTTGCAGTCGGCCCGGGCGATGTCAGCGTGCTGGACATGGCCTTGCCGTTGCAGACACGCGCGCAAACCTTTGAAAACATCAGTCTGGTCATCCCGCGCCGGATGCTGGCGCCGCTGCTGGCGTCCCCCGACGCGGTGCACGGCACCGTCCTGCGGGCCAACAGCGGCGCGGGCGCCTTGCTGCGCGACCATCTGACGACGCTGTACACCCAGGCCCCTGACCTGCGGGCCGATGAAGCCGACGCCCTGATGCAGGGAACGGTGGCCTTGATGGGCGCCTGTATCGGGCCGACGGCCGACGCGCGGGAAATGGCGGCCGACGACATTCGCGCCGCCACGCTGGTCGGCATCAAAGGCTTCATTGAAGGCAACCTGGGCGCGCCCAGCCTGAATGCCGAACGGGTGTGCGGCCGCTTTGGCGTGTCCCGCCCCACGCTGTATCGCCTGTTCGAACCCTATGGCGGTTTCATGCGGTATATCCAGGAACGTCGCCTTCGGCGCTGCTTTACCGAACTGACCTCGCCGCATGCAAGCGGCCAGCGGATTGCCGACATCGCGCAGCGCTGGGGCTTTGGCAACGAGGCGACCTTCAGCCGGGCGTTCCGCCGGCAGTTCGATGTGTCGCCGCGCGAATTGCGGCATGCCGCGGCCCGATCGGGTGGGCGCCCGGGGCATGCGCCCAGCCACCTGGGCGGCGCGTCGCGATGGAACACCGACAGCCTGATCGAAAGCTGGCTCATGAGCCTGGGGGACAGCTGA
- a CDS encoding ATP-binding protein encodes MRDSLEVPADLAQIAHALAWLEQIGERDAWPARLRFGMELSLDEALTNIVSYAYPEALQAGPSIGHITLHLARVDDQVALTIEDDGVAYDPTQLPPPAAVDSIDDAEIGGHGMQLMRHYMDAIRYARVDGRNQLTLVADCGAARGA; translated from the coding sequence ATGCGCGACTCTTTGGAAGTACCCGCCGACCTCGCGCAGATCGCTCACGCGCTGGCCTGGCTCGAACAGATTGGCGAACGGGATGCATGGCCGGCGCGCCTGCGCTTCGGCATGGAATTGAGTCTGGATGAAGCGCTGACCAACATCGTGTCGTATGCCTATCCCGAGGCGCTGCAGGCGGGGCCCTCCATTGGCCACATCACGCTGCATCTGGCGCGCGTCGATGACCAGGTGGCCTTGACGATTGAAGACGACGGCGTGGCCTACGATCCCACGCAGCTGCCGCCGCCCGCAGCCGTCGATTCGATTGACGATGCCGAGATTGGCGGACACGGCATGCAGCTCATGCGGCACTACATGGATGCGATCCGGTACGCCCGGGTCGACGGGCGCAATCAACTGACGCTTGTCGCGGACTGCGGGGCGGCGCGCGGCGCATAG
- a CDS encoding JmjC domain-containing protein, with translation MPIPVSTLDWSSDALLATLLHDVKAPHFLDQYLDRRAVILTGEPARFDGLFDGDTFGALAADAGRLHASFVDVDGWMVNVAISPGQIQRMLGAGMTVLAEKLPEEGRLKSFLDAYRSVQPSVQPLQLDGAMCPNGSLHPLGIHSTPLCIFQLAGHYKWRYVPDPIPGGAPLDVTMPVDVDSLPLPWGDLVRPPDDAFVEQILNPGDTFYLPAGCWHEGFSVGESIVLAVTVKRRAPLDILRGLMARAHADPASVRPAPQPVSPADMAASAQRTVAGGWSAADVNATWQALLDESLRPAAN, from the coding sequence ATGCCGATTCCCGTGTCGACCCTCGACTGGTCATCCGACGCCCTTCTTGCCACGTTGCTGCACGACGTGAAGGCGCCGCATTTCCTTGACCAGTACCTGGATCGCCGCGCGGTGATCCTGACGGGCGAACCGGCACGTTTCGATGGTCTGTTCGATGGCGACACCTTCGGTGCGCTGGCGGCCGACGCGGGCCGGCTGCATGCGTCGTTTGTCGACGTCGATGGGTGGATGGTGAATGTGGCGATCTCACCGGGGCAGATCCAGCGCATGCTGGGCGCCGGCATGACGGTGCTGGCCGAAAAGCTGCCGGAAGAAGGGCGGCTCAAGTCCTTTCTGGATGCCTATCGCAGCGTGCAGCCGTCGGTGCAGCCGCTGCAGCTTGATGGCGCCATGTGCCCGAACGGGTCCTTGCATCCCTTGGGCATCCACAGCACCCCGCTCTGTATCTTCCAGTTGGCCGGCCACTACAAGTGGCGGTATGTGCCTGATCCGATCCCGGGCGGCGCGCCGCTCGACGTGACCATGCCGGTCGACGTCGACAGCCTGCCCTTGCCGTGGGGCGATCTGGTGCGCCCGCCCGACGACGCGTTTGTCGAACAGATACTGAATCCGGGCGACACCTTCTACCTGCCCGCAGGGTGCTGGCACGAAGGGTTTTCGGTTGGCGAATCGATCGTGCTGGCGGTGACCGTCAAACGGCGCGCGCCGCTTGATATCCTGCGTGGCCTGATGGCGCGCGCCCATGCCGACCCGGCCAGCGTGCGTCCAGCGCCGCAGCCTGTGTCGCCAGCCGACATGGCGGCCAGCGCCCAGCGCACGGTGGCGGGCGGGTGGTCGGCGGCCGACGTGAACGCCACCTGGCAAGCCTTGCTGGACGAATCGTTGCGCCCGGCCGCGAACTGA
- a CDS encoding ABC transporter substrate-binding protein: MTSRRDLLSLGLASAALLAGMPGAVRAAAAAATASTQASSGPFRILMITFRGETDAERGFRDYFASAGIPVEFIARDVKQNIANLAAILEEIPSLKPDLIYTWGTPVTLGVVGPFDAPASTPFVRDIPVVFSLVAAPVQSRIARSLASSGHNVTGAVHVVPTDVQLRAMQSYLPFKKIGVLYSPAEQNSIAIVDQVKDFCARQNSTLVARTFNLNAQGRPTADGVEAIIADIKSQGADWLYLLPDTFLGTVYDRVTPAALAQQLPTFGAAELAVRQGGALVGLISRYHSVGQLAAAKAVDILVHRKAPADIPIETLKRFSLLINMRTAKQLGGVYPPIDMLNYAEVISLGKDGAS, translated from the coding sequence ATGACTTCCCGCCGCGACCTTCTTTCCCTGGGCCTGGCCAGCGCCGCGCTGCTTGCAGGCATGCCCGGGGCCGTGCGTGCTGCGGCTGCCGCCGCCACGGCATCCACCCAGGCATCTTCAGGCCCCTTCCGGATCCTGATGATCACGTTCCGCGGCGAGACCGATGCCGAACGGGGCTTTCGCGACTACTTTGCCAGCGCGGGCATCCCGGTCGAATTCATTGCCCGCGACGTGAAGCAGAACATTGCGAACCTGGCCGCGATCCTTGAAGAAATCCCGTCGCTCAAGCCCGACCTGATCTACACCTGGGGCACCCCGGTCACCCTGGGCGTCGTCGGCCCCTTCGATGCGCCCGCCAGCACGCCCTTCGTGCGCGACATTCCCGTGGTCTTTTCGCTGGTGGCGGCGCCCGTGCAGTCGCGGATCGCGCGCAGCCTGGCGTCGTCCGGCCACAACGTGACGGGCGCCGTCCACGTGGTGCCGACCGACGTGCAGTTGCGGGCCATGCAGTCCTACCTGCCGTTCAAGAAAATCGGCGTGCTGTATTCGCCGGCCGAACAGAATTCGATCGCCATCGTGGACCAGGTCAAGGACTTCTGCGCCCGCCAGAACAGCACGCTGGTCGCGCGCACCTTCAACCTGAACGCGCAGGGCCGGCCCACGGCAGATGGCGTCGAAGCCATCATTGCCGACATCAAGTCACAAGGCGCCGACTGGCTCTACCTGCTGCCCGACACCTTCCTGGGCACCGTGTACGACCGTGTGACGCCCGCCGCGCTGGCGCAACAACTGCCGACCTTTGGCGCTGCCGAACTGGCCGTGCGCCAGGGCGGCGCGCTGGTCGGCCTGATCAGCCGCTATCACTCGGTGGGGCAGCTGGCAGCGGCCAAGGCCGTGGATATCCTGGTGCACCGCAAGGCCCCCGCCGACATCCCGATCGAAACGCTCAAGCGCTTTTCGCTGTTGATCAATATGCGCACGGCCAAGCAGCTGGGCGGTGTCTACCCGCCGATCGACATGCTTAATTACGCCGAGGTGATCAGCCTGGGCAAGGACGGCGCGTCATGA
- a CDS encoding aminotransferase class IV produces the protein MRPHLIETLRVEADGRMPLLPWHIERLGASSTALGYRWSIDAPQRAIARAAAPLAEGVSHRLRLRVSDDGVIDIETQVLPALPATPRVMVARQRLASDEPLLRHKTTHRPWYAGAAAWIATHPDHFDLLYFNERDELCEGSRCNVYLRIDGQWVTPPIDSGVLPGAQRAALLDDEAAVEGVLTRDDLMRAEGIRLSNALRGWFDVTLLPGEMA, from the coding sequence ATGCGGCCGCACCTGATCGAAACGTTACGGGTCGAGGCCGACGGCCGCATGCCCTTGCTGCCCTGGCACATTGAACGGCTGGGCGCGTCGTCGACCGCATTGGGCTACCGGTGGTCGATCGATGCGCCGCAACGGGCGATTGCCCGGGCGGCCGCGCCGCTGGCCGAAGGCGTGTCGCACCGCCTGCGCCTGCGGGTGAGCGATGACGGTGTCATCGACATCGAAACGCAGGTGCTGCCCGCCCTGCCCGCCACCCCGCGCGTGATGGTGGCGCGGCAGCGGCTGGCGTCCGACGAACCGCTGCTGCGGCACAAGACGACGCATCGGCCGTGGTACGCCGGGGCGGCGGCATGGATCGCGACGCATCCGGATCATTTCGACCTGTTGTATTTCAATGAACGGGACGAGCTGTGCGAAGGCAGCCGTTGCAATGTCTATCTGCGGATCGACGGCCAGTGGGTCACGCCGCCGATCGACTCAGGCGTGCTGCCCGGCGCGCAACGAGCAGCCCTGCTGGATGACGAAGCCGCGGTGGAAGGCGTGCTGACGCGCGACGACCTGATGCGTGCCGAGGGCATACGGCTGTCGAATGCGTTGCGGGGATGGTTCGATGTGACGCTGCTGCCGGGCGAGATGGCCTGA
- a CDS encoding AraC-like ligand-binding domain-containing protein, whose protein sequence is MQDLPAAGALCTPTLRFDSANFDSPAETFDRWRDMLAPVYDVSRPSAAELIRFHAQLTAVHLGPAMITYAVAAAQHCQRTSTTIARSQVDHIMAHTCLEGGYHGVTEGRRFQVSPGDVGIFDLSRTWNATCKPFRHLSLMLPRAMLEPLLSQPDRAHGTVLSGSTTAGRLLCEHLQSLWRNVPRMTQEDAQRVLPGSASLIAGCLGQTQSAHESPVRAASFTRIRRYVDANLTRADLCAEQVCDRFGLSRSTLFRLFAPFGGFAHYLRDQRLRACFRDIVSPAHAHRRISDIAEHWCFNNEAVFSRAFRRLFDASPRDVRQAAQAWATLPEHYAPRAAPQSATSVS, encoded by the coding sequence ATGCAGGACCTGCCGGCCGCGGGTGCCCTGTGCACCCCGACGCTGCGCTTCGACAGCGCCAATTTCGATTCGCCGGCCGAAACCTTCGACCGGTGGCGGGACATGCTGGCGCCGGTTTATGACGTGTCCCGTCCGTCGGCGGCCGAACTGATCCGCTTCCATGCGCAACTGACGGCCGTGCATCTGGGCCCGGCCATGATCACCTATGCCGTCGCCGCCGCGCAGCACTGCCAGCGCACCAGCACCACGATCGCGCGCAGCCAGGTCGATCACATCATGGCGCACACCTGTCTGGAAGGCGGCTATCACGGCGTGACCGAAGGCCGCCGCTTTCAGGTGTCGCCGGGTGACGTGGGCATCTTCGATCTGTCGCGCACGTGGAACGCCACGTGCAAACCCTTCCGCCATCTGTCGCTGATGCTGCCGCGTGCAATGCTGGAACCGCTGCTGAGCCAGCCCGACCGCGCCCATGGCACGGTATTGAGCGGCAGCACGACCGCCGGCCGCCTGCTGTGCGAGCACCTGCAGTCCTTGTGGCGCAATGTGCCGCGCATGACGCAGGAAGATGCCCAGCGCGTGCTGCCCGGATCGGCGTCGTTGATCGCGGGGTGTCTGGGGCAGACGCAGAGCGCGCATGAATCGCCGGTCCGTGCCGCGTCGTTCACCCGCATCCGCCGGTATGTCGATGCCAATCTGACCCGCGCCGATCTGTGCGCCGAACAGGTGTGCGACCGGTTCGGCCTGTCGCGGTCCACGCTGTTCCGCTTGTTCGCGCCGTTTGGCGGCTTTGCGCATTACCTGCGCGACCAGCGGCTGCGCGCCTGCTTTCGCGACATCGTGTCGCCCGCGCATGCGCATCGGCGCATTTCGGACATTGCCGAACACTGGTGCTTCAACAACGAGGCCGTCTTCAGCCGTGCGTTCCGGCGCCTGTTCGATGCGTCACCGCGCGACGTGCGGCAAGCTGCGCAGGCGTGGGCGACCCTGCCCGAACACTATGCGCCGCGCGCCGCCCCGCAGTCCGCGACAAGCGTCAGTTGA
- a CDS encoding STAS domain-containing protein, which produces MTIAHQRVDDVHVFDLQGQLNSGNAAAAESDILAQVTGGARKVVLDLTALDYISSAGLRVVLVAAKRLKQAGGKLVLAGMQPHVREVFDVSGFLAILNVVPDRPSALGQFAGT; this is translated from the coding sequence ATGACGATCGCACATCAGCGCGTCGACGACGTCCACGTCTTCGATCTCCAGGGACAGTTGAACAGCGGCAATGCCGCCGCGGCGGAAAGCGACATTCTTGCCCAGGTCACTGGCGGCGCACGCAAGGTCGTGCTCGATCTGACCGCGCTCGATTACATCTCGAGCGCCGGATTGCGGGTGGTGCTGGTGGCTGCCAAACGGCTGAAACAGGCGGGCGGCAAACTCGTGCTGGCCGGCATGCAGCCGCATGTGCGCGAAGTGTTCGACGTCAGTGGTTTCCTGGCGATCCTGAATGTCGTGCCGGACCGCCCATCGGCCCTTGGCCAATTCGCTGGCACCTGA
- a CDS encoding MFS transporter encodes MIGLRAALSISIALILCAALAVVGWSAQRAVSDTIAPAIAAKGDAVARGSASLIQRALQAGIPFGELKGVDASFAALRSANPEVSAIELVDAAGVSRVRVGEAASEGAPTREALREPVRAPILLDGAAVGAVLLWVDPGVVSQRVRSMLLDMAFLGVVALLIALELLALAVGSRSALSLGALEDRLKRLAHGKLAPANSTPQDSAVRALTAPIDAHLQAMWARHHQLIDAAQAKGDTAALAELRTLGDRHGIDAPVTNESRAAAVVRPALFLFMLSDELTRPFLPGFVRSIAPDGWGIGLDVLVSLPMAAFMLTMALCQLPFASLSERIGRREGFLAGAVLAALGYAVAALTTHYGVFAAARIVTAIGYTLVFVSAQGHIIDGSTAADRSRSLAVFVGAILVAALCGPPIGGVIADRLGASAAFVASAVLALLACAAAWRMLPKRTPHTGAVAAGFALQDVSVAVRTPRLLGLLFGCAFPAKFILAAICFYLVPVELDKQGYGSAEIGRLQMIYPLIMVVCVPLFAALADRLRQRTAFVVMGGVLAGAGALLAGIGASPAVIASILLLLGLGQAMSITSQSALVADSARQAPGASGAVLGVFRLVERGGNAAGQAAAGILLGAIGFSAATLSIGALVVAGALGFAWSVRPGSRPTETSSRP; translated from the coding sequence ATGATCGGCTTGCGCGCCGCCTTGTCGATCTCGATCGCGCTGATCCTGTGCGCGGCGCTGGCCGTGGTCGGATGGAGCGCGCAACGCGCCGTGTCGGACACCATTGCCCCGGCCATTGCGGCCAAGGGCGACGCGGTGGCGCGCGGGTCGGCCTCATTGATCCAGCGTGCCTTGCAGGCGGGCATTCCGTTTGGCGAATTGAAGGGAGTGGACGCATCGTTCGCCGCACTGCGCAGCGCCAATCCCGAAGTGTCCGCCATCGAACTGGTTGATGCGGCCGGCGTGTCACGGGTCCGCGTGGGCGAGGCCGCCAGCGAGGGCGCCCCGACGCGCGAGGCCCTGCGTGAACCGGTCCGTGCGCCTATCCTGCTCGATGGCGCCGCGGTCGGCGCCGTGCTGCTGTGGGTCGATCCGGGCGTGGTGTCGCAACGGGTGCGCAGCATGCTGCTGGACATGGCCTTCCTGGGTGTCGTGGCGCTGCTGATCGCGCTGGAACTGCTGGCGCTGGCCGTGGGGTCGCGTAGCGCCCTGTCGCTTGGCGCGCTGGAAGACCGGCTCAAACGCCTGGCGCACGGCAAGCTCGCCCCCGCCAACAGCACACCGCAAGATTCGGCCGTACGCGCGCTGACCGCGCCGATCGATGCGCACCTGCAGGCGATGTGGGCACGGCATCATCAGCTGATCGACGCGGCGCAGGCAAAGGGCGACACGGCCGCCCTGGCGGAACTGCGCACGCTGGGCGACCGCCATGGCATCGATGCGCCTGTGACCAACGAAAGCCGCGCGGCGGCCGTGGTACGCCCTGCCCTGTTCCTGTTCATGCTGTCCGACGAACTGACGCGGCCCTTTCTGCCGGGCTTTGTGCGCAGCATTGCGCCCGACGGCTGGGGCATCGGGCTGGATGTGCTGGTCAGCCTGCCGATGGCCGCCTTCATGCTGACCATGGCGCTATGCCAGCTGCCGTTCGCGTCACTATCGGAACGCATCGGCCGGCGCGAAGGCTTCCTGGCAGGCGCCGTACTGGCCGCGCTGGGCTATGCCGTCGCCGCCCTGACCACGCACTACGGCGTGTTTGCCGCCGCCCGCATCGTCACGGCCATCGGCTACACCCTGGTGTTCGTATCGGCGCAGGGGCACATCATCGACGGGTCGACCGCCGCGGACCGCAGCCGCAGCCTGGCCGTGTTCGTGGGCGCCATTCTGGTGGCGGCCCTGTGCGGACCGCCGATCGGCGGGGTCATCGCCGACCGCCTGGGGGCTTCCGCCGCCTTCGTTGCGTCGGCCGTGCTGGCGCTGCTGGCCTGCGCCGCCGCCTGGCGCATGCTGCCGAAACGCACGCCGCACACCGGCGCGGTGGCGGCCGGCTTCGCTTTGCAGGACGTGTCAGTGGCGGTGCGCACGCCGCGGCTGCTGGGCCTGCTGTTCGGCTGCGCCTTTCCGGCCAAATTCATCCTGGCGGCGATCTGCTTCTATCTGGTGCCGGTCGAACTCGACAAGCAAGGGTATGGCAGCGCCGAAATCGGCCGTCTGCAAATGATCTATCCGCTGATCATGGTGGTGTGCGTGCCCCTGTTCGCGGCGCTGGCCGACCGCCTGCGGCAACGCACCGCCTTCGTGGTGATGGGCGGCGTGCTGGCCGGCGCGGGCGCCCTGCTCGCCGGCATCGGCGCCAGCCCGGCCGTGATCGCATCGATTCTTTTGCTGCTCGGCCTGGGTCAGGCCATGTCGATCACGTCGCAGTCGGCGCTGGTCGCCGACAGCGCCCGCCAGGCGCCTGGCGCGTCGGGCGCGGTGCTGGGCGTGTTCCGCCTGGTCGAGCGCGGCGGCAACGCTGCCGGCCAGGCCGCCGCCGGCATCCTGCTCGGCGCCATCGGATTTTCGGCCGCCACCCTGTCGATCGGCGCACTGGTCGTGGCGGGCGCACTGGGCTTTGCCTGGTCCGTCCGCCCGGGCAGCCGTCCCACTGAGACTTCTTCCCGCCCATGA